TGTGGCTTTAGTTAAGGAAGCTAGGTCTGGATAAGGCAGAGACCAGAGGTCAGCTTTTCAGATAACCAGGCTAATGAGgctttttataatacatatagcAGCACTGCAGCTTCATGTCATTTGACCTCCATGCTGCTGTGTTGGTGAGTCTGCAGTGTTTTAGAGACCAGTGCTGGAACTGTAAAACAATAGTCTTGTATTTACGTGAGTGCCTGTTCCTTCGAGAAGATGTCTACAGCCTTCGGATTGCATTGAGCAAGACAGCCAGGTGCAAAAGACGCCAGAATGAGATTTTAGAGCCAATAAGCAGGAATTTTCCCTGATGAGTTGGtttaattgtaaaacttttacattttatagtcTATTAATGTCTGACCCTTCGGTGTATGCTTACTCTTTCAtcctttcaatcattttttttttcagattacaAACTAATTAGGTGTAATAGTCACTGGCCAAGTTCGCTTTCGAGATCTGAAAACCTTTTCAGAAACTCATGCAAAGTACTTGCTTGGTATACCTGGAGCAGTGAGTGTCATTTGCATGATGTCACTTAGTCAAATACGACCTAGTTCTCTGGTTACTCCATGCAAAAATGTTATCGCCATGTCACAGTTGGGATTTTAGAGTGTACTCGTCTGGAAAATACCAGTCTTGTTCTATGGGGACTTCAGCTCCTTTCAGAACTTGGCTCCGGTAATGTCTTTCCAAGCAGTCGGTGACAAGGGGGTAGTGATGTGGATCAAATTTGTTGGCGTATAAATGTGGGGAGTCATTCAGCCATTGCAGATCTCCAAGCCCGTACACGCAAATGTCACGAACATAATGACCTTAAGcggggaaaaaaagcaaagatgTTAAATGTGAAAAATTATCTCCTGTAAGAGATGAAAATCTTGCTCTCCTTGTTGGTGCACTCACACAGCTGTTTtactttttgtgctgtttttcGACCTCCTTGTGTTAGTATTGATACTCAGAGTATTGCAAGAGGttgcattgcaataaaataattttttggtttaCAGAATAGATTTGTAAATAAGTTACCATTTCCAAGGTTGAATGGACTAACGAAGTATTCCTCACCTtacttgaaaatatatattttgcttccATCAGAGTACAGCTCCCTGTGGCCTTCATTTATGGTTATCTGTTTGATTGGTGGATGAGTGATTCTatgctaatgattttttttctctttacactGCTTGATAGAACAATGGAAATTAAATCTTGTGTAATACAATAATTACAATGTGACACAGCaagattaaaaaagtaaacactaTGTGGACCTTCtgaataaaatatgttgtttaatTTGAAAAAGGAGAATTATTACCGTTACATCCAGTGTGCTGTATCCCTTCCTGGTCCTTCCATTTAATAGCTCGGATATTTCCTTCCCATCCTGCATCAGGGGTGGATCCTGGGACACCTATAATATACAATAAGTTACTAAATTCTGActttatattttatcacatttctgGTATACGTGCCCTGTAGAAAGTGCCACCACATTGTACATTCTCCAGTATGAGAACAAACACTGGATAAAGTCATCACATGGTCGTGCAACCAATACAGAGATCCTGTGGTCATGTCTGAATAAGTGAATCTACCAGAACACCGGTAAACCAGAAATCCCAACCAGCTATCCCAGTCTGAATGTGGCTGCCTGACACACATTCTTTGTCAGAAACACAACCATTGCCTCATGATTATAGCAGTCTacaggcatacatttttttggttgctgaaaacaatatttcatgattgcttccagtaacagatgaatgaacaagctccTTACACACAGATCCCGTCCTGTTCTGTGGAGTAGGGAGAGAAaaagcgagcggcaccccactgtgctctcccttGATTTGTACAGTGGTCATACACGatcagttgttcatggatctttCCTGATGGATTCATGAGTGACGTCAAGCGACCGTTGTACACATGTCAACATGAATATTACCTGACCGTATACACAGAGTAAGTCAGTGCACACCTTTGAAATCAGATGTTATGCAGCTTGTTCACTTTGAGTTAATTGATAGGGTTTTTTGTATATGCATTCATTCTATTTGACAGACTTGTGCCAGTTAACATTGGGCATTTAACTTTTCACAGCCTCATTATTGTGTAAAACCTCTCTTACCTTTAATTCTGTTGAGTGTCACCCAGTAGTGCTCGTCTGGACTGTATGTGTCCTTTGACCATTCAAGAAGATCTTTTGCCTGTTTGTCAGACAGCACAAACTTCACAAAGTCCCTGGTAAGGGCATAGTAAGCCGTCCCAAAATACAGTGTGATGTTATGAGGAGGACCATCTTTCTCTTCGTTTGTTGGGAAAACATAGGACTTTCCCTCGTGAACAAACTCTTTATACCTAACTTGTGTTCTGTACTTTATATGATCTGGTTGTATCACTCCAGGCGTTAGATTCTTGCCGttccatttgctttttaaataatttatgatttCTCTGTTTGATTTAACGGGGAAATCCTGTCCACAAAGATTGATCACATGATTCCATGGAGCGGTGGAACGCATTAAGTCCTCCATGCAGTTTAGATCTGCTTGCAGGCGTGAGATCCCAGCGTAGACCACCGTCTCTTgttttgtagaaataaaaatgtttggaaaacaGTCTGCCACGAACTGTACCGCTTGGTAGAAAGCTTTGGGTGACTTTTGGTCAATGTGGATGCAGTAGATGTTTTGCGGAGCGTAAATGGCAGCGAGGAGTTTAAAAAACATCTCCAAATTTTTGTGTATGGTTAGGATGAATGCCAAGGGGTAGGCAGCTTCCTCCTTAGACAGAGGTTTAGTAATAAAGTGTAATTCCTTTATAAGCATTGAACAGTTTTTCCTGGACTTTAGGACACTCGGCGTTGGCCTCTTGCTTGGTGTTAGAGCCTCTTGGCAAAAATTTCCCACCACTAGAGCAGCTGGCTTTCCTTCAAACAACGCTTTGCACAGCTCTCCAGGGTAATAACCGCATTCCTTGATCTCCGACAAAATGGACGTCCTCCCACCTGGTTGGTTGATGCTGTTTAGGGCCAACAGGATGAGGCAGATTACAACACATAGCATAAAACCTGACTTTGTGCAACCAAGAATACTCATTGTCTTCTCTCCTGAGGTTCAatcattaccattattatttcagagttttttttctaaattcctatagggaaaaaagttaaaaagatcaTCAACAAATtctaaaaggctaaaaaaaagcaaatgccaCAACATTTCTATAGTTAAGGTATTCCCAGCTAATTTCTTTCTAATACGTTATAATCTAGTTTGACATTTTAATCTAGTGACATTTTGGGTGCCAGTAACAACTTTCTTTTTGCATCctggtattaaaaatgtaaaaaccccTAATGAAAGGCACTACCTGGCTCAGGAGGTTTGGCTTGCTGGAGAGAAATCTTTACCTGAGTGCGTTCCACAACCTTTCCTGCTATTCCATTACTCCAATAGTCATTCTGTTTGGAATCAGTATTGCCTTCTATTCCTATTATTtgctataaaaacatttgtagaaaaaTGACTATCTGCATTGAATAATTTCCCCAAAAAGATCATGTCCCCCatcttatttttgtatgtttttaaatatcatgATCATGGAGTGTAGCAAATTCTCCTAATGGATGTGTTTAATCTATAAAACCTGCTGATAATGTGGTCAGCCTCAGGGATGAAATCTAAATGAG
This Pyxicephalus adspersus chromosome 6, UCB_Pads_2.0, whole genome shotgun sequence DNA region includes the following protein-coding sequences:
- the LOC140332933 gene encoding beta-1,3-galactosyl-O-glycosyl-glycoprotein beta-1,6-N-acetylglucosaminyltransferase 7-like, which produces MSILGCTKSGFMLCVVICLILLALNSINQPGGRTSILSEIKECGYYPGELCKALFEGKPAALVVGNFCQEALTPSKRPTPSVLKSRKNCSMLIKELHFITKPLSKEEAAYPLAFILTIHKNLEMFFKLLAAIYAPQNIYCIHIDQKSPKAFYQAVQFVADCFPNIFISTKQETVVYAGISRLQADLNCMEDLMRSTAPWNHVINLCGQDFPVKSNREIINYLKSKWNGKNLTPGVIQPDHIKYRTQVRYKEFVHEGKSYVFPTNEEKDGPPHNITLYFGTAYYALTRDFVKFVLSDKQAKDLLEWSKDTYSPDEHYWVTLNRIKGVPGSTPDAGWEGNIRAIKWKDQEGIQHTGCNGHYVRDICVYGLGDLQWLNDSPHLYANKFDPHHYPLVTDCLERHYRSQVLKGAEVPIEQDWYFPDEYTLKSQL